From Pirellulales bacterium, the proteins below share one genomic window:
- a CDS encoding RbsD/FucU family protein, producing MLKYKLLHGPITEILAGAGHHAKVLIADGNYPSSTARGADAEVISLALSPGLVNCTQVLEALVSAVPIEAANTMAYETTGPYALQVDPPVWAEYRRVLAEAKLNLKLDPIEKWAFYEAVRSVDHVLTIQTADEQRFANLLLTIGVRM from the coding sequence GTGTTGAAATACAAACTGCTGCACGGGCCGATCACGGAAATTCTTGCCGGCGCCGGCCATCATGCCAAAGTGCTGATCGCCGACGGCAACTATCCATCTTCGACGGCCCGGGGAGCGGACGCGGAAGTGATCTCGCTCGCTCTTTCGCCGGGCTTGGTCAATTGCACGCAGGTGCTGGAGGCGCTGGTCTCGGCAGTGCCCATCGAAGCCGCCAACACGATGGCCTACGAAACCACCGGCCCATATGCCTTGCAAGTCGATCCACCGGTTTGGGCCGAATATCGCCGCGTGCTAGCCGAGGCGAAACTGAATTTGAAACTCGATCCGATCGAAAAATGGGCTTTTTACGAAGCCGTCCGCAGCGTCGATCACGTGTTAACCATCCAAACCGCCGATGAACAGCGATTCGCGAATCTGTTGCTGACGATCGGGGTAAGGATGTGA
- a CDS encoding glutaredoxin family protein, whose amino-acid sequence MTEPEIILYTRLGCHLCDDAKSMLESHRLAVKCVDIDTDPALVERFGLCVPVVFIDGRERFRGRIDPVLLRRLLKRH is encoded by the coding sequence ATGACCGAACCGGAAATTATTCTCTACACACGTCTCGGCTGCCACCTCTGCGACGACGCGAAATCCATGTTGGAAAGCCACCGCTTGGCGGTGAAGTGCGTCGACATCGACACCGACCCCGCTCTGGTCGAGCGCTTCGGGCTGTGCGTTCCCGTGGTTTTCATTGATGGCCGGGAACGATTTCGCGGCCGGATCGATCCCGTCTTACTGCGGCGGCTGTTGAAGCGGCACTGA
- a CDS encoding sugar phosphate isomerase/epimerase family protein gives MIRSCVTVSLVSEARGGPFVFWDDLPAACRSASELGFDAIEIFPPAPEAVEEISVRRLLDENGLKLAAVGTGAGWVRHKLHLCLPEADKRVAARDFIRRTIDAAGKLGASTIIGSMQGRWSELVSREAALGYLAESLGELGEHARKHGVPLFYEPLNRYETNLCNSLESGVELLESLSTDNVRLLADLFHMNIEEPNIAVAIRTAGRHIGHVHFVDSNRRPAGSGHIDYAPVAAALREIGYDGYVSAEALPYPDSQSAARLTIQAYRKYFPKA, from the coding sequence ATGATCCGCTCCTGCGTTACCGTTAGTTTGGTGTCCGAGGCCCGCGGCGGCCCGTTCGTCTTTTGGGACGACCTGCCGGCCGCATGCCGCAGCGCGAGCGAATTGGGGTTCGACGCAATTGAAATCTTTCCACCGGCGCCGGAGGCGGTTGAAGAGATTTCGGTTCGTCGCTTGCTCGACGAGAACGGCTTGAAGCTCGCCGCTGTCGGAACCGGGGCGGGTTGGGTGCGGCACAAATTGCATCTGTGCCTGCCTGAAGCCGACAAGCGTGTTGCCGCCCGCGACTTCATTCGCCGCACGATCGATGCCGCCGGGAAGCTGGGCGCATCGACAATCATCGGATCGATGCAGGGCCGATGGTCCGAGCTAGTTTCTCGCGAGGCAGCGCTCGGCTATCTTGCCGAATCGCTCGGTGAATTGGGAGAGCACGCGCGCAAACATGGCGTGCCCTTGTTCTACGAGCCGCTCAATCGCTACGAGACGAATCTGTGCAATTCGCTCGAATCCGGCGTCGAATTGCTCGAGTCGCTATCGACCGACAATGTTCGCTTGCTGGCCGACTTGTTCCACATGAACATCGAAGAGCCGAATATTGCCGTGGCAATCCGTACGGCGGGCCGACATATCGGGCATGTCCACTTTGTCGATTCCAATCGTCGACCCGCCGGTTCGGGCCATATCGATTATGCGCCTGTCGCGGCCGCCCTGCGCGAGATCGGCTACGACGGCTATGTGTCGGCCGAGGCGCTGCCGTATCCCGACAGCCAATCGGCCGCCCGCTTGACGATCCAAGCCTACCGAAAGTACTTTCCGAAAGCATGA
- a CDS encoding zinc-binding alcohol dehydrogenase family protein, which produces MHAIVLQQPRQFESVEIDEPLAPQPGEVLVRVHRVGICGTDISGYLGKFPFYSYPRIPGHELGVEVLAVGADVSNVKPGERCSVEPYINCQTCYSCRHGRPNCCQNLRVLGVHTDGGMRSRFIVPARKLHASAKLSVEQLALVETLAIGCHAVDRAAPRADEHVLVIGAGPIGLSVLEFVRLTGAKITVLDLNAQRLEFCRRMLGIANTLQSQGDGSELAELENIGGGVLPTVVIDATGNVNSMNRSFHYVGHTGRLVFVGIITSDVTFSDPLFHSRELTLLASRNALSADFRRIIGLIEDGRIDTAPWITHHATFASLAADFPSFTNPETGVVKAMVTVD; this is translated from the coding sequence ATGCACGCCATCGTTTTGCAACAGCCGCGGCAGTTTGAATCGGTCGAAATCGACGAGCCGCTCGCCCCGCAGCCGGGCGAGGTGCTGGTGCGCGTCCACCGCGTCGGTATTTGCGGCACCGATATCAGCGGCTATCTCGGCAAATTTCCATTTTATAGTTACCCGCGGATTCCCGGCCATGAATTGGGCGTCGAGGTGCTGGCCGTCGGCGCCGACGTGAGCAACGTCAAGCCGGGCGAGCGCTGCTCCGTCGAACCCTATATCAACTGCCAGACCTGCTATTCCTGCCGCCACGGCCGGCCGAATTGCTGCCAGAATCTGCGGGTGTTGGGCGTGCACACCGACGGCGGAATGCGGTCGCGGTTTATCGTACCCGCTCGCAAGCTTCACGCTTCCGCCAAGCTTTCGGTCGAACAATTGGCGCTGGTGGAAACGCTGGCGATCGGCTGCCATGCCGTCGATCGAGCCGCCCCCCGGGCCGACGAGCACGTGCTGGTGATCGGCGCCGGCCCGATCGGTTTGTCCGTGCTCGAATTCGTGCGGTTGACTGGTGCAAAAATCACCGTGCTCGACTTGAACGCCCAGCGGCTCGAGTTTTGCCGGCGGATGCTGGGCATCGCCAACACGCTGCAGTCGCAGGGCGACGGCTCGGAATTGGCCGAGTTGGAAAACATCGGCGGCGGCGTTTTGCCGACCGTCGTGATCGATGCGACCGGCAATGTGAACTCGATGAACCGTTCGTTTCATTATGTCGGCCATACCGGTCGGTTGGTGTTTGTCGGCATCATCACGAGCGACGTGACCTTTTCCGATCCGCTGTTCCACAGCCGTGAGCTGACGCTATTGGCGTCGCGAAATGCGCTGTCGGCCGATTTCCGCCGCATCATCGGTTTGATCGAAGATGGGCGGATCGACACGGCTCCCTGGATCACGCACCATGCCACCTTCGCCTCGCTAGCCGCCGATTTTCCATCCTTCACCAACCCCGAAACGGGCGTCGTCAAAGCCATGGTCACCGTCGATTGA
- a CDS encoding aldo/keto reductase, with protein sequence MEYRSLGNTGLKLPVIGFGASSLGQEFRQIDLQEALRAVPEALDCGMNFIDTSPFYGRGMSEVLLGFALQGIPRDRYILGTKLGRYAGAHFDFSARRVAESIDISLERMRVEYLDICLCHDIEFVDMAQIVEETLPAMRRAQQAGKIRFIGISGYPMKIFRYILDRAPLNVVLSYNHYTLQNTMFGDLAPYLKSKGVGIMNAAPFSARLLTNEPLPHWHKATDAVRAACRRAAEHCRSRGIDIAQLALQFSISNPDLSTCVTGTANPARIRQWAAWVEKPIDKPLLAEVLEILKPIHDWHYIEGRRENNDP encoded by the coding sequence ATGGAATATCGATCGCTGGGAAACACGGGGCTGAAGCTGCCGGTGATTGGGTTCGGGGCTTCGTCGCTGGGACAGGAATTCCGGCAGATCGATCTGCAGGAAGCGCTACGGGCCGTGCCCGAGGCGCTCGATTGCGGGATGAACTTCATCGACACTTCGCCTTTTTATGGACGAGGAATGTCGGAGGTGCTGCTGGGTTTTGCCCTGCAAGGCATTCCGCGCGATCGATACATCTTGGGGACCAAGCTCGGCCGATATGCCGGCGCTCATTTCGATTTCTCGGCCCGGCGTGTTGCCGAGAGCATCGACATCAGCTTGGAGCGGATGCGGGTCGAATACCTCGACATCTGCTTGTGCCACGATATCGAATTCGTCGACATGGCCCAAATCGTCGAAGAAACGCTGCCGGCCATGCGGCGGGCCCAGCAGGCCGGCAAGATCCGATTCATCGGCATCTCCGGCTACCCGATGAAGATCTTTCGCTACATTCTCGATCGCGCCCCGCTCAACGTCGTATTGTCGTACAACCACTACACACTGCAAAACACGATGTTCGGCGATCTGGCGCCGTATTTGAAATCGAAGGGCGTCGGAATCATGAACGCGGCCCCGTTCTCCGCCCGATTGCTCACCAACGAACCGCTTCCGCACTGGCATAAAGCCACCGACGCCGTCCGGGCTGCTTGCCGCCGGGCCGCAGAGCATTGCCGTAGCCGCGGCATCGACATCGCCCAATTGGCATTGCAATTCTCGATCAGCAATCCCGATCTTTCGACCTGCGTCACGGGCACGGCCAATCCGGCCCGCATCCGCCAATGGGCCGCTTGGGTGGAAAAGCCGATCGACAAACCGTTGCTTGCCGAAGTGCTGGAAATCCTCAAGCCGATCCACGATTGGCACTACATCGAAGGCCGGCGGGAAAACAACGATCCGTAG
- a CDS encoding pyruvate carboxylase: MNTFRKLLVANRSEIAIRVFRAAHELGIRTVAIYSHEDRFALHRFKADEAYQVGKVGEPIRAYLDIPGVIAVAKLHEVDAIHPGYGFLAENPALRLACDEAGIKLVGPRAELLEQLGDKTAARAIADMAKVPILAGTKAVRNLAEARRLAAGLGYPIMLKASHGGGGRGMRVVLSEDELAPNLEQAQRESLNAFGSSDVFLEKYIRRARHIEVQLLGDEHGNLVHLYERDCSLQRRNQKVVEIAPAPNLEPDLRRRLCEAALAIGRAVRYENAGTVEFLLDVESGQFYFIEVNPRIQVEHTVTEEVTGIDIVRSQIFVAAGYRLDSPEVGIKNQDSIHTTGFAFQCRVTTEDPENRFVPDYGRIMAYRSASGLGIRLDAGTAFSGAVVTPYYDSLLVKVSARGTRLAEASRRMERCLQEFRVRGVKTNIPFLINLITHPSFLAGKCTTRFIDETPELFQFIVRRDRATKLLQYLGEVLVNGNALVKDRPRSTRREPAPIPPCNLKQTAPDGTRQRLQKLGPEKFAAWVLKQKPLLMTDTTFRDAHQSLLATRMRTFDMLEIAETYARLAPQMFSIEMWGGATFDTAMRFLKESPWQRLADLRTRIPNVLFQMLLRASNAVGYTNYPDNVVAAFVHESAQAGIDLFRIFDPLNWTDNMRVAMDAVQKSGMLCEAAICYTGDILDAGRPKYDLKYYVELAKQLERMGAHILAIKDMAGLCKPFAARELVKTLKQEIGIPIHFHTHDTSGISAASVLKAAEVGLDIADGASAPMSGLTSQPNLNAIVDSLRFTPRETELDPAALRELAHYWQAVREFYTPFESDMKAPDSDLYLHEMPGGQFTNLQEQARALGLMARWPEICQTYAAVNQLLGDIVKVTPTSKAVGDMALFLVTNNLTAEDVLDPGRELAYPESVIDLLAGRMGQNPGGFPVAVKKRVLRDQKPVRGRPGASLPPADFAVAAEKVKKLVDREPSSQEVVSYLLYPRVFQDFASHEKTYSDTSMLPTPAFLYSQQQGEELSVDIEPGKTLIVKLLTISEPHADARRTVFFELNGQPRSVSVGDRTLETTVVRRPKADPADAKQIAAPMPGLVVGVAVKIGDAVRRGQKLLTLEAMKMETTLYAEADGRVADLLVKPGTPVEAGELVARME, translated from the coding sequence ATGAACACTTTTCGGAAGCTATTGGTTGCGAACCGCAGCGAAATCGCGATTCGCGTCTTCCGCGCCGCCCACGAACTAGGCATTCGGACCGTCGCCATCTATTCGCATGAGGATCGCTTCGCGCTCCATCGCTTCAAGGCCGATGAAGCGTATCAGGTCGGCAAGGTCGGCGAGCCGATTCGGGCGTATTTGGATATCCCCGGCGTCATCGCGGTGGCGAAGCTGCACGAGGTCGATGCCATCCATCCCGGCTACGGCTTCTTGGCCGAGAACCCGGCCCTGCGGCTGGCATGTGACGAAGCGGGCATCAAGTTGGTCGGGCCGCGGGCCGAATTGCTCGAGCAACTAGGCGATAAAACCGCCGCCCGGGCGATCGCCGACATGGCGAAAGTGCCGATCCTTGCGGGCACGAAAGCCGTCCGGAATCTGGCCGAGGCGCGCCGCCTCGCCGCGGGCCTCGGTTATCCGATCATGCTCAAAGCCTCGCATGGCGGCGGCGGTCGGGGGATGCGCGTCGTGTTGAGCGAAGACGAGCTGGCCCCCAATCTCGAACAAGCGCAGCGCGAATCGCTCAACGCCTTCGGCAGTTCGGATGTGTTTCTCGAAAAATATATCCGCCGCGCTCGCCATATCGAAGTGCAACTGCTGGGAGACGAGCACGGCAATCTCGTGCATCTCTACGAACGCGATTGCTCGCTCCAGCGGCGGAATCAAAAGGTCGTCGAAATTGCGCCGGCCCCAAATCTCGAACCCGACCTGCGACGCCGGCTCTGCGAAGCTGCCCTGGCGATCGGCCGGGCCGTTCGCTACGAAAACGCCGGCACCGTCGAATTCTTGCTCGACGTCGAAAGCGGCCAGTTCTATTTCATCGAAGTCAATCCGCGCATCCAAGTCGAGCACACTGTCACGGAAGAAGTGACCGGCATCGATATCGTGCGCAGCCAAATTTTCGTCGCTGCCGGCTATCGGCTTGATTCGCCGGAAGTCGGCATCAAGAACCAAGATTCGATCCACACGACCGGCTTCGCCTTCCAATGCCGGGTGACGACCGAGGATCCGGAAAACCGCTTCGTGCCCGACTACGGGCGAATCATGGCCTACCGCTCGGCGAGCGGACTGGGAATTCGCTTGGATGCTGGAACGGCATTTTCCGGCGCGGTGGTGACGCCGTATTACGATTCGCTATTGGTGAAAGTGTCGGCTCGCGGGACCCGGCTCGCAGAAGCATCGCGGCGGATGGAGCGGTGCTTGCAAGAGTTTCGCGTGCGCGGCGTGAAGACAAACATCCCATTTCTGATCAACCTGATCACGCATCCGAGTTTTCTCGCCGGCAAATGCACGACGCGGTTCATCGACGAGACGCCCGAGTTGTTCCAGTTCATCGTCCGCCGCGATCGGGCGACAAAGCTGTTGCAATACCTCGGGGAAGTGTTGGTGAACGGCAATGCACTGGTCAAAGACCGCCCGCGCAGCACGCGCCGCGAGCCGGCCCCCATTCCGCCATGCAATCTGAAGCAAACGGCGCCGGACGGCACACGGCAGCGGTTGCAAAAACTCGGGCCGGAGAAATTCGCGGCTTGGGTATTGAAGCAGAAGCCGCTGCTGATGACCGACACCACGTTTCGCGACGCGCATCAATCGCTGCTGGCGACGCGCATGCGCACGTTCGACATGCTCGAAATCGCGGAAACCTACGCTCGGCTCGCGCCGCAAATGTTTTCGATCGAAATGTGGGGCGGAGCGACGTTCGACACGGCCATGCGGTTTCTCAAAGAATCCCCCTGGCAGCGCTTGGCCGACCTGCGCACGCGAATCCCCAATGTCTTGTTCCAAATGCTTTTGCGGGCCTCGAACGCCGTCGGCTATACGAACTATCCCGACAATGTGGTGGCGGCATTCGTTCACGAGTCGGCCCAGGCCGGCATCGATCTGTTCCGCATTTTCGATCCGCTGAACTGGACCGACAACATGCGCGTGGCCATGGATGCCGTGCAAAAATCGGGCATGCTCTGCGAGGCGGCGATCTGCTACACCGGCGACATTCTCGACGCCGGCCGGCCGAAATACGATCTGAAATACTATGTCGAGTTGGCCAAGCAGCTCGAACGCATGGGCGCGCATATCCTGGCGATCAAGGATATGGCCGGTTTGTGCAAGCCCTTTGCGGCTCGCGAACTCGTCAAAACGTTGAAGCAGGAAATCGGCATCCCGATCCATTTTCACACGCACGACACCAGCGGCATCTCCGCCGCGAGCGTGTTGAAAGCGGCGGAAGTCGGGCTCGATATCGCCGACGGCGCGAGCGCTCCGATGTCGGGCCTCACCTCGCAGCCGAACTTGAACGCCATCGTCGATTCGCTGCGCTTCACCCCGCGCGAAACCGAGCTCGACCCGGCCGCGCTTCGCGAACTGGCTCATTATTGGCAAGCCGTTCGCGAGTTTTACACGCCCTTCGAAAGCGACATGAAAGCGCCCGATTCCGATCTCTATTTGCATGAAATGCCGGGCGGGCAATTCACCAACCTGCAAGAGCAAGCCCGGGCGTTGGGACTCATGGCCCGTTGGCCCGAAATCTGCCAGACTTATGCGGCCGTGAATCAGTTGCTCGGCGATATCGTCAAGGTAACGCCCACTTCGAAGGCGGTCGGCGATATGGCCCTGTTTCTGGTGACGAACAACCTGACTGCCGAAGACGTGCTCGATCCAGGCCGCGAGCTGGCCTATCCCGAATCGGTGATCGATTTGCTGGCCGGGCGGATGGGGCAGAACCCGGGCGGATTCCCGGTCGCGGTGAAGAAACGCGTGTTGCGTGATCAAAAGCCGGTTCGCGGCCGGCCCGGCGCCTCGCTGCCGCCCGCCGATTTCGCAGTCGCCGCTGAAAAGGTCAAGAAACTGGTGGATCGCGAGCCGAGCAGTCAGGAAGTGGTGTCGTACCTGCTGTATCCACGCGTGTTTCAAGACTTCGCAAGCCACGAGAAGACCTATTCCGACACGAGCATGCTCCCGACTCCGGCATTCCTTTATAGCCAGCAGCAGGGCGAGGAGCTTTCGGTCGACATCGAGCCGGGCAAAACGCTGATCGTCAAACTGCTCACGATCAGCGAACCGCACGCCGATGCCCGGCGCACCGTGTTTTTCGAACTAAACGGCCAGCCTCGTTCCGTAAGCGTCGGCGATCGAACACTGGAGACGACGGTGGTTCGCCGGCCGAAGGCCGATCCGGCCGACGCAAAACAGATCGCCGCCCCCATGCCGGGCTTGGTGGTCGGCGTGGCGGTGAAAATCGGCGACGCGGTTCGCCGCGGACAAAAACTGCTTACACTAGAAGCCATGAAAATGGAAACCACGCTCTACGCCGAAGCCGATGGCCGCGTGGCCGACCTGCTGGTGAAGCCGGGCACGCCCGTCGAAGCCGGCGAACTCGTCGCTCGGATGGAGTAG